In the genome of Oscillospiraceae bacterium, one region contains:
- a CDS encoding Gfo/Idh/MocA family oxidoreductase: MKKAKIGFLGCGNISGIYFKNLTQTFTNTEVYAAADLIHERVKTKTEEFHVPHIMTFEQMLECPEIDIILNITTPQSHYELSKRALEAGKNVYVEKPLSLTIEQGRELVELAEKKGLLLGGAPDTFMGAGIQTCRKFLDDGIIGKPIGACAFMVCHGHESWHPGPEFYYKTGGGPMLDMGPYYMTALVNLLGPVKAVAAMQNITFPTRTITSQPKFGTVVNVEVPTHVAGTMRFANDAIATVIMSFDVWASQLPRIEIYGTLGTIIVPDPNTFGGPVLVKTKNSPNFTEMPLTHPYAENSRGLGVSDMAQALEDGVKNRANCSLTNHVLEIMCGFGISGEPNKFYKLKSTCKRPAPLPCDPIPGGVK; this comes from the coding sequence ATGAAAAAAGCAAAAATCGGTTTTTTGGGCTGCGGTAATATCAGCGGCATCTATTTTAAAAACCTGACACAGACCTTCACAAATACCGAAGTCTACGCTGCCGCCGACCTGATTCACGAGCGGGTAAAAACCAAAACTGAAGAATTCCACGTACCGCACATCATGACTTTCGAGCAGATGCTTGAATGCCCTGAAATTGACATCATCCTAAACATCACCACTCCGCAATCCCATTACGAGCTTTCCAAAAGAGCGCTCGAAGCCGGTAAAAACGTCTATGTCGAAAAGCCGCTGTCACTGACCATCGAACAGGGTCGTGAATTGGTGGAACTGGCCGAGAAAAAAGGGCTTTTGCTCGGCGGAGCGCCAGACACTTTTATGGGTGCGGGCATTCAAACTTGCCGCAAATTCCTGGACGACGGCATCATCGGAAAACCCATCGGCGCTTGTGCGTTCATGGTCTGCCACGGGCATGAGAGCTGGCACCCCGGTCCCGAATTTTATTATAAAACCGGCGGCGGCCCGATGCTCGATATGGGCCCGTATTACATGACTGCGCTGGTCAATCTGCTCGGTCCGGTCAAAGCGGTTGCGGCGATGCAAAATATCACTTTCCCGACCCGCACGATCACCAGCCAGCCCAAATTCGGGACCGTTGTTAATGTTGAAGTTCCGACCCATGTCGCGGGTACGATGCGGTTTGCAAACGACGCCATCGCCACCGTGATCATGAGCTTTGACGTCTGGGCCAGTCAGCTGCCGCGCATTGAAATCTACGGAACGCTGGGTACAATAATCGTACCAGATCCGAATACTTTCGGCGGCCCGGTTTTAGTCAAGACTAAAAACTCGCCAAATTTTACAGAGATGCCGCTCACCCATCCGTATGCAGAAAACAGCCGCGGACTCGGCGTCTCGGACATGGCACAGGCGCTGGAGGACGGCGTTAAAAACCGCGCCAACTGCTCACTGACCAACCACGTGCTTGAGATCATGTGCGGCTTCGGCATCAGCGGAGAACCCAATAAGTTTTATAAGCTCAAATCCACTTGCAAACGCCCTGCCCCGCTACCCTGCGATCCGATCCCGGGCGGTGTCAAGTAA